In Felis catus isolate Fca126 chromosome E1, F.catus_Fca126_mat1.0, whole genome shotgun sequence, the following proteins share a genomic window:
- the ALDOC gene encoding fructose-bisphosphate aldolase C: MPHSYPALSAEQKKELSDIALRIVAPGKGILAADESVGSMAKRLSQIGVENTEENRRLYRQVLFSADDRVKKCIGGVIFFHETLYQKDDSGVPFVRTIQDKGIVVGIKVDKGVVPLAGTDGETTTQGLDGLSERCAQYKKDGADFAKWRCVLKISERTPSALAILENANVLARYASICQQNGIVPIVEPEILPDGDHDLKRCQYVTEKVLAAVYKALSDHHVYLEGTLLKPNMVTPGHACPIKYSPEEIAMATVTALRRTVPPAVPGVTFLSGGQSEEEASLNLNAINRCPLPRPWALTFSYGRALQASALNAWRGQQDNAGAATEEFIKRAEVNGLAAQGKYEGSGEDGGAAAQSLYIANHAY, from the exons ATGCCCCACTCGTACCCAGCCCTTTCTGCTGAGCAGAAAAAGGAGTTGTCTGACATCGCCCTTCGGATTGTGGCCCCAGGCAAAGGCATTCTGGCCGCCGATGAGTCTGTAG GAAGCATGGCCAAGCGGCTGAGCCAAATTGGAGTGgagaacacagaggaaaaccGCAGATTGTACCGCCAGGTCCTGTTCAGTGCTGATGACCGTGTGAAGAAGTGCATCGGAGGGGTGATCTTCTTCCATGAGACACTCTACCAGAAAGATGACAGTGGTGTTCCCTTCGTTCGTACCATCCAGGATAAGGGCATTGTCGTGGGCATCAAG GTTGACAAGGGTGTAGTTCCTCTAGCGGGGACCGATGGAGAAACCACCACTCAAG GGCTGGATGGGCTCTCGGAACGCTGTGCCCAATACAAGAAGGATGGTGCCGACTTTGCCAAGTGGCGTTGCGTGCTGAAAATCAGTGAGCGCACACCCTCAGCACTTGCCATTCTGGAGAATGCCAACGTGCTGGCCCGCTATGCCAGCATCTGCCAGCAG AATGGAATTGTGCCTATTGTGGAACCTGAGATCCTGCCTGATGGAGACCATGACCTCAAACGCTGTCAGTATGTTACGGAGAAG GTCTTGGCTGCCGTGTACAAGGCCCTGAGTGACCATCACGTGTACCTCGAAGGGACCCTGCTCAAGCCCAACATGGTGACCCCTGGCCATGCCTGTCCCATTAAATACAGCCCAGAGGAGATCGCCATGGCAACTGTCACTGCCCTGCGTCGCACTGTGCCCCCGGCTGTCCCAG GAGTGACCTTCCTGTCTGGGGGTCAGAGTGAAGAGGAAGCATCACTCAACCTCAATGCTATCAACCGCTGCCCCCTTCCTCGGCCCTGGGCCCTCACCTTCTCCTACGGGCGTGCCCTGCAGGCCTCTGCCCTCAATGCCTGGAGAGGGCAACAAGACAATGCTGGGGCTGCCACTGAGGAGTTCATCAAGCGGGCCGAG GTGAATGGGCTTGCGGCCCAGGGCAAGTATGAAGGCAGTGGAGAAGATGGCGGAGCAGCGGCACAGTCCCTCTACATTGCCAACCATGCCTACTGA
- the PIGS gene encoding GPI transamidase component PIG-S, protein MAAPGAAATDLEVVRGKRAALFFAAVAIVLGLPLWWKTTETYRAPLPYSEISGLNALQLRLMVPVTVVFTRESVPSDAQEKLPFTVVHEREIPLKYKMKIKCRFQKAYRRALDHEEEALSLGSMQEAETMLAEPQEQAEGSLTVYVIPEHSSLLPQDMMSYIGPERTAVVRGIMHREAFNIVGRRVIQVAQAMSLTEDVLAAALADHLPEDKWSSDKRRPLKSSLGYEITFSLLNPDPKSHDVHWDIEGAVRRYVQPFLSALSAAGNFSVDSQILYYAVLGVNPRFDPASSSYYLAAHSLPHVINPVESRLGSSAASLYPVLNFLLYVPELAHSPLYIQDKDGAPVATNAFHSPRWGGIMVYNVDPKAYNASKLPVRVEVDMEQVMEVFLAQLRLLFGIAQPQLPVKCLFSGPKSEGLTTWELDRLLWARSVENLATATTTLTSLAQLLGKISNIVIKDDVASEVYRAVAAVQKAAEELASGHLASAFTASQEAVTSSERAFFDPSLLHLLYFPDDQKFAIYIPLFLPMAVPILLSLVKIFLETRKSWKKPEKID, encoded by the exons ATGGCGGCTCCCGGGGCCGCAGCTACAGACCTAG AGGTGGTCCGAGGCAAGCGGGCCGCTCTCTTCTTCGCTGCCGTGGCCATCGTGCTGGGGTTGCCGCTCTGGTGGAAGACTACGGAGACCTACCGGGCCCCATTGCCTTACTCTGAGATCAGTGGGCTGAATGCCCTGCAG CTGCGGCTCATGGTGCCCGTCACTGTCGTATTTACCCGAGAGTCAGTGCCGTCGGACGCCCAGGAGAAGCTGCCCTTCACCGTTGTGCATGAGAGAGAGATCCCTCTGAAAT acaaaatgaaaatcaagtgCCGTTTCCAGAAGGCCTATCGGAGGGCTCTGGACCACGAGGAAGAGGCCCTGTCACTGGGCAGTATGCAAG AGGCAGAAACCATGTTAGCTGAGCCGCAGGAGCAAGCAGAGGGCTCCCTGACTGTGTACGTGATCCCCGAACACTCCTCACTTCTGCCCCAG GACATGATGAGTTACATCGGGCCCGAGAGGACAGCAGTCGTGAGAGGGATAATGCACCGCGAGGCCTTTAACATAGTCGGCCGCCGGGTGATCCAAGTAGCGCAGGCCATGTCTTTGACTGAAGATGTGCTTGCTGCGGCCCTGGCTGACCACCTTCCAGAGGACAAGTGGAGCTCTGATAAGAGGCGGCCTCTCAAGTCCAGCTTGG GCTATGAGATCACCTTCAGTTTACTCAACCCAGACCCCAAGTCCCACGACGTCCACTGGGACATCGAGGGGGCTGTCCGGCGCTATGTGCAGCCCTTCCTGAGTGCCCTCAGTGCTGCCGGCAACTTCTCTGTGGACTCTCAG ATTCTTTACTATGCAGTGTTGGGGGTAAACCCACGCTTTGACCCAGCTTCCTCTAGCTACTACTTGGCCGCACATAGCCTCCCCCATGTCATCAATCCAGTGGAGTCCCGTCTGG GATCCAGTGCTGCCTCCCTTTACCCTGTGCTCAACTTTCTGCTCTACGTACCTGAGCTTGCCCACTCCCCCCTGTACATTCAGGACAAGGACGGCGCTCCAGTGGCCACCAACGCCTTCCATAGTCCCCGTTGGGGTGGCATTATG GTATACAATGTGGACCCCAAAGCCTACAATGCCTCGAAGCTGCCGGTGAGGGTTGAAGTGGACATGGAGCAAGTGATGGAGGTGTTCCTGGCTCAGTTGCG GTTGCTCTTTGGGATTGCTCAGCCCCAGTTGCCTGTGAAATGCCTGTTTTCAGGGCCTAAGAGTGAAGGGCTAACGACCTGGGAGCTTGACCGGCTGCTCTGGGCTCGGTCAGTGGAAAACCTGGCCACAGCCACTACCACTCTCACTTCCCTGGCCCAGCTTCTGGGCAAGATCAGCAACATTGTCATCAAGGACGATGTGGCATCTGAG GTGTACAGGGCTGTAGCTGCAGTCCAGAAGGCGGCAGAGGAGTTAGCCTCTGGGCACCTGGCCTCTGCCTTCACTGCCAGCCAGGAAGCTGTGACGTCCTCGGAGCGTGCCTTTTTTGATCCCTCGCTCCTCCACCTCCTTTATTTCCCTGACGACCAGAAGTTTGCCATCTATATCCCGCTCTTCCTGCCTATGGCTGTGCCCATCCTCCTGTCCCTGGTCAAGATCTTCCTGGAAACCCGCAAGTCCTGGAAAAAGCCTGAGAAGATAGACTGA